GGTACGACGGTAGTCGTAGAGCACTCCGACGATGCCGATCCCGAACCCCACCGCTGCGACGAGGAAGCTCAACCCGAGGGGGGAATCGATGAAGCTCACACCGAGATAGAGGTGGATGACGCCGGTGATCACCGCGAGAACGATCCCGACCGACCGGAGCGGAGCGCCGGCGAGCGAGCCGATCCCGGTGTCCATATCGGTGCTTGTTCCCATAGTACATGTTGTGGGCCTCCGGCCCGTAAACCTATCCTTCACTCGGGCAGCGACATCCACTG
The Halococcus saccharolyticus DSM 5350 DNA segment above includes these coding regions:
- a CDS encoding DUF7475 family protein translates to MGTSTDMDTGIGSLAGAPLRSVGIVLAVITGVIHLYLGVSFIDSPLGLSFLVAAVGFGIGIVGVLYDYRRTLLYVLGIPFVAGQIVVWYVVNAPDFGTLGYVDKAVQAVLIVVLVLLYRRAA